In Sulfuracidifex metallicus DSM 6482 = JCM 9184, a single window of DNA contains:
- a CDS encoding ABC transporter substrate-binding protein, translating to MVTIKVGALADSGDLYPFIPLIEGKVKPDGFNLEFEVIPTVQDINELVLKREVDVSVPSAAMYPYIQDYYYIMGNAVASATDGITGMPVLAVNNLKKEDLKNSRLIVHGPNTTAFTLYKLLIGRYSKLVIVRRVLDEMKALGREGDVLVAVHEIKMMYAMKKLGIKAVPITSMWDMWKNISNDSPMPMGMVVVNKDLGKDLAIKFKETYEKSKKYAEKHLDEVIPKDVQIMREAQGADLEEEIVRKTIWADIQEYNVPLEQVRRGLETFYRLTEEKAILPKVKEIELI from the coding sequence ATGGTAACAATAAAAGTTGGTGCATTGGCAGACTCAGGAGATTTGTATCCTTTCATACCTCTGATTGAAGGGAAGGTAAAGCCAGATGGATTTAATTTAGAGTTTGAGGTTATACCCACTGTTCAAGATATTAATGAGTTGGTTTTAAAAAGAGAGGTAGACGTTTCAGTACCATCAGCAGCAATGTATCCTTACATTCAGGATTATTATTACATCATGGGAAATGCCGTTGCCTCCGCAACAGATGGAATAACGGGGATGCCTGTCCTTGCTGTGAATAACCTGAAGAAAGAGGACCTTAAGAACTCAAGATTAATCGTTCATGGACCTAATACAACAGCTTTCACCTTATACAAGTTATTAATCGGACGATACAGTAAGCTTGTCATAGTCCGCAGAGTGTTAGATGAAATGAAGGCATTAGGAAGGGAGGGCGACGTACTGGTAGCTGTCCATGAAATCAAAATGATGTATGCCATGAAAAAATTGGGCATAAAGGCGGTTCCAATTACAAGCATGTGGGACATGTGGAAGAACATCTCAAACGACTCACCTATGCCAATGGGAATGGTTGTTGTAAACAAAGACTTAGGAAAGGACCTAGCAATCAAGTTCAAGGAAACCTATGAGAAAAGTAAAAAGTATGCTGAGAAACACCTAGATGAGGTCATACCTAAAGATGTACAAATAATGAGAGAAGCTCAGGGTGCTGATCTAGAGGAGGAGATAGTCAGAAAAACAATCTGGGCCGATATTCAAGAATACAACGTACCCTTAGAGCAGGTTAGAAGAGGTTTAGAGACATTTTATAGATTAACCGAAGAAAAGGCTATCCTTCCTAAAGTAAAGGAGATAGAACTAATCTGA
- a CDS encoding inosine/xanthosine triphosphatase: MLVTVGSKNKVKVNAVMEALKLMGIDAEVIGVEVDSGVPLQPYCNDTFVGARNRAIRSIELASGDIGIGIEGGVCIRQGMVMAFAVVHCVSKEGRENLATSSYFTLPEEVSSLMIQGKELGEATDIVFHDKESKRGLGAVGHITKGLISRTALYVQPVILALYPFLG, from the coding sequence ATGTTGGTTACAGTCGGTAGTAAAAATAAGGTAAAGGTCAATGCAGTTATGGAAGCACTTAAGTTAATGGGCATCGATGCTGAAGTAATCGGAGTTGAAGTTGATAGTGGGGTTCCGCTACAACCTTATTGCAACGATACCTTTGTGGGAGCTCGAAATAGGGCTATAAGATCAATTGAGCTAGCTTCTGGCGATATAGGAATAGGTATAGAAGGAGGAGTATGTATTAGACAAGGAATGGTCATGGCTTTTGCCGTGGTGCATTGCGTATCAAAAGAAGGGAGAGAAAACCTTGCCACATCTTCCTATTTTACCCTACCTGAGGAAGTCTCCAGTCTAATGATTCAGGGGAAAGAGTTAGGCGAAGCCACAGACATAGTGTTTCATGATAAAGAAAGCAAAAGAGGACTTGGTGCAGTAGGGCATATAACTAAAGGCTTAATATCTAGGACTGCTTTATACGTACAGCCAGTGATTTTAGCTTTATATCCTTTTCTAGGGTGA
- a CDS encoding FAD-dependent oxidoreductase yields the protein MEVLVLGSGYAGLTVAHRLREYVNDVKITVISRNRTVYENTIFPALLTNDVNVEDTKFDAQEAMELKGNSFIEAEVQRIDPQSNEVKTSKGTFDYDYLILALGGAYEENFYKIPGNQFAFMHHPLSDFLKIKERLGQADEIDAVIGNFANSPIEGPSYQLALIVKNEIIRRKIKGRVTLITQSPRGVFGMLPLENISKQANSFFEKQGIELVKGDSIAEVRKDKVVTKNGKEIEANFVSILPRLSAPEVVAKVFSDDTYYVPVELPSFRTKSFRNVFAVGDLAQGMVPARTARGAMIAAENAVSTIIKELKGIERPYYKQGILCMFHGGGVAGLLRFDVFDKPRANFIINPLFSKIKIIYSRMLVNSAFNVPFHAAPPL from the coding sequence ATGGAAGTTCTCGTTCTAGGATCAGGTTATGCAGGATTAACAGTAGCTCATCGTCTAAGAGAATACGTAAATGATGTGAAAATTACTGTAATTTCAAGGAACAGGACAGTTTATGAAAATACCATTTTTCCGGCTCTGTTAACTAACGATGTAAATGTCGAAGATACGAAATTTGATGCACAGGAAGCTATGGAATTAAAAGGTAACTCGTTCATTGAGGCAGAAGTTCAACGAATAGACCCCCAATCTAACGAGGTTAAGACCAGTAAAGGGACGTTCGATTATGACTACTTGATATTGGCCCTCGGTGGAGCTTATGAGGAGAACTTTTACAAGATACCAGGAAATCAGTTTGCTTTCATGCATCATCCTCTTTCAGACTTTCTGAAGATTAAGGAAAGGCTTGGACAAGCGGATGAAATTGACGCCGTTATAGGGAACTTTGCTAACAGTCCGATTGAAGGTCCCTCTTATCAATTAGCTCTCATAGTTAAGAATGAAATAATAAGGAGAAAAATTAAGGGTAGAGTAACTTTGATAACCCAAAGTCCAAGGGGCGTGTTCGGCATGCTCCCCCTTGAGAATATATCAAAGCAAGCTAATTCGTTCTTTGAGAAGCAAGGTATAGAATTAGTAAAAGGCGATTCGATTGCGGAAGTAAGGAAGGATAAAGTTGTAACTAAAAATGGAAAGGAAATAGAGGCGAATTTCGTGTCAATTCTGCCAAGGCTTTCCGCTCCAGAGGTGGTAGCGAAGGTTTTCTCAGATGACACATATTACGTTCCAGTTGAATTACCCTCATTTAGAACAAAGTCGTTCAGGAATGTCTTCGCTGTGGGAGACCTGGCTCAAGGAATGGTGCCAGCGAGAACAGCTAGAGGAGCCATGATAGCAGCTGAGAATGCCGTGTCAACAATAATTAAAGAGTTAAAAGGAATAGAAAGACCTTATTACAAACAAGGCATTTTGTGTATGTTCCATGGTGGAGGCGTTGCTGGCTTACTTAGATTTGACGTATTTGATAAACCAAGAGCTAACTTTATCATAAATCCCTTATTTTCTAAGATTAAAATAATATACAGCAGGATGCTAGTAAACTCCGCATTTAACGTACCTTTTCATGCAGCTCCACCTTTATAA